CAACAGCTTAATACTTCTGCAAAGAGAAAGTGAGTGTCAAGCTCAAAAAAGTCTTCCGACAATGGCACACATCAAGCTTCAGCaaacttattttgtttatattaattatttttagtctGACTCTTTGTGTGTAGCGCGTGAGTCTAGTATTTAATTTGTGGTGtgatttgaagtttatttttttccataaatacaCTCAAAAAGTATGCCCATTTCagtacaaattttgaaattatagtaCAAGGTACATGGGCAGAGTAAATAAGGGGAAGGGAAATGTGTGAACAGCTGAAATTTGTGAAGCACCGAAGTCAGTGCAGAGAGAGGAAAGCTCACCGGAAAGAAAATCGTGTTGAGAAAGACACAGTGGTGTGAAAGGGTCCCTGTCCGTGGAGATGGGAGTGAATTGGTGCAGCTGGAAGAGGGCAGAGCAGAAAGGGCAGGAGATGAGAATGACAAGGATCagatataaagaatattttatgcTGGGAGTTTTCGAAGCTTTTTAAAATAGGAgttcattttatcttattttctgagAGCTACAAAGAGCTTCCATCCCAGTGATGGAACGACCAGACCTAGTAAGATTTCAAGAAGACGACTCAGGGATGTGGAGGGAGGTTCCGGTTGGGGGAGAGATGAGCTTGTTGGTAAAAGGCAAAATGAaaccatgggctctggagccggACAGATGGGTTTTAATCCTGACTCAACCGCGTTAGCTGTGGGACCTTATACAAGTTACTCAGCTGCCCTCTTAGTCAGTGTCTCCACTTATAAATGGGGGTGATAATAGCAGCTACTCTGCAGGGCTATTGTCAGGATCAACCACGTTAATAAATGTTAAGTATCTAGAGTGGTCCCTGGCCCCTGGTGAGTGATGTATACATGCTGGCCATCATCAAAGtcgtcaccaccatcatcatcatcatcatcatcatctggaATGATGATCTACCACTGGATTCTCTGCCACTTCACTAAATAGACCTGTTGACTTAGCGTCCCGGCATGCAATGCATATAGCCAGGTGTTGATGTGGACAATTGAATGCATTAGCCCCAAGAGTGAGGAAAATTAAGGATATTAACAAGAGCGTGTCACAGAAGTGAAGCCCATCACCATTCCCTATTTGATCATCATAAGAAGAATGTGACCACCGGTTTTGCTACTCATCACCACTGAAGCCCTAGAGGAGCCCTTTCACTCCTCTGACCCTTAGTTATACATTAGAATCCATAAAAGTGGAAGTGATTTATTCATTCCATTCATTCCTTCTTcgcattaattcattcatttgtgtatttcattaactcaacatatttttttgccagAGAGATCTTTTCTTTGAGAGCAAAGCCATGCCATTTTCCTAGATCCAGCATACTTACTAATGTTCCACAGTCGCTAATTGAACATTTGTTGAACAAGTCCCTGAACTAGATTAATTCATGAATATGATAATTCGTCTATAGCACAAAACTTTGAGGAGGAAACCCTTGTAGAACTCACCATCCAGGCCATGGACACAGACTACCAGGTGAATCCCATCTTCcaaattttcttcctcttcctctggtgGGAAATACGGTATGTCAGAAGCTAGTACAGATGAGTCACTGTACAGAAATCCATCAATcttcagttcttttttaaatttttctttggccTGATAAAAACTGGAGAATACACTAATTAATCATGAGCCGAGCTGTGTGTTCCATGTTGAACAGGAGATGCATTGAGCTGGGATGCAGGAGTGATGGACAACTACAAGGAAGTATCGGCCAAGCGACCAAGGCTGAATGTGGGACCTCATGGGAGATGCTAGTGAAAGAAGGCTTGTTCTGAACAACGAGGCAGAAAAGTGACCCAGGAAAACCAAGGGCTGTATTGATCTGGGTTCTGCAGATGTGGTTCCTGCATTGAATAGAACCTCTAAGGTTCCCTCCAGCTCCAAGGATCCACTAAATCTTTACGCGATCTTCCGGGAGTGAGAGTTTATTAACCTGCTTCCATGTACTTCTCCAGCGTCATCCGCTAGCCTCCAAAGAGAACACGTTTCTCATAAAGTCCCTGCGTGAATTATGCCTCTTGTCTTTACTTCCATGCCTTTGTGCATTGGGGTCTATCTGTCTGAAATTCCTTTCCCACCTGGTTATCCTGTTCTTTGCCTGGCTACCTGACAAGGTGGTTAAGACCACGGACCCAGGAATCAGACTGCCAAAGTCAGAATCTCAGCTTagacacttactagctgtgcacCAACTGCTTTATAACCTCTCTgcattcagtttcctcatttgtgaaaggGGAATAACACCTGTATCGAATTCATAAAGTTGTCTTTGCCTTGTTGTATTAAGTGATATAATCTATtcaaaatgcttagaacagtacttGTAACAGATTAAATGTGAAAAAGGAGATGTGATCGATTACCAGCCatatcaccatcattatcatcaacATGGTGTCTCATATTTTCTCCTTAGCTTAGGTATCATCTCTAAAAAGCTTCTCATGGCCACCATCTCTGTTCACACTCACTGCCCCACAGCCAAATGAGGTCCTTCTCTTTCTGGTTCAGCTGTGCACACATGAACCATCCCATTTACTCAACTGCCCTCATTTGCTTCTGTCATTTCCCTGTCTCCTTATTAGACTGAGAGCACAGTTACAACCAGGACAGCACTGGCCAGGCACTGGACAGTGCCTGCTATGCACTGGTTAAACTGACTACATGGGCGTATAATAGGCACTTAATGGTCTTTATAAAACATGGGATCCAAAATTTACCTGCCTGTGCAATTTCTTTGGGGGATAACTTTAATGTGTAACTGTTTAGCATTTTTTGAACAAGTGAATGAGATGGGATGTTTTGATTAAGTGATTCCATACTATACTTAATCAAATACATAGTTTATAGGTGAGGGAGTAATAGGAATACAAACCCAAGACAAGGATAAAGGGATGGATTCTGGCATTTCAAAAGGAGCGATAAACTTAAGAACCACACAAAAGGGGCTTAGGAAGAAAATTTGAATTAGTCCTATTCCCAAAAGGTTCTCAAAGAAATGTGCCAAGACAGAGGTACAATGACACTCATAAGATAGTTGTTCATCAtaagaaaaactgaagaaaaaacatTTGTGGTTTATCTCTAAAGGATCTTGTTAACAAAATCATGGTACAtttatacgatggaatattacacTAAAATGATAATGCAAAAatagatttataaatatataaagacgTTTCCAATATATTAAGTTGGAAAAAACTTAGAGTTTGTCAAGAATTGTCTTACTTTTGCAAATTAATAGCATATACATAGAGGTGCACATAGGAAGACGTATAGATGAACTTACACAGGGGCTATATTTGAGATGGGCTTATTGATGATAGTTTTTACTTCTTTGCACTACTCTACATTCCTGACGTGTACGATAAGAATGTAACACTTTATTTAAGCCAGAAAATAACTGATATCACAATTTTGAAATAGTATGCCTGAAATTGAGAGATATGTGGAAGAATCTAAAAGATGGTGCTGGTGTAGGTAAGCCACCAGCAAACCTACCTGAACATCCTTTCACTGACTTCCTCTTCCAACTTGCTGGCATGGTTCGGAACACCTCCAAAGGAACCCAAAGGTTGATGAGTGATGGGAAATGGGGTCTGTTTGGAAGAGAATCCAGCCCTGGCAGGGGTCTCCTTGGGCACAGACGAGAAAGGGAGACAGGTGGCAGTGCACGACATGGATAAGTTGACGACCTCGACAGCTTTCAGGCTGTCCAGAGAGAAGGTCTCGGCAGAGGTCACGTGGGACAGCATGACGGAGGGGCCTGCCCTCGGCTCCTGGTTTCCTGTAGCTTGGGAGTGAACGGAGTGAGTCCCAGCGGAGCACGCAGCGCCTGCTTCACGTGCATCCTCTGGGACGGCGTTAGGTCCTCTACTAAGTGCTGTATCATCAATGACGCCAGGTGAGCTGCTTCGCTCACCTGCTGAATCCAGGTTGATGATTTCGGCAGCTGACGTACAACTCACTTCAGGCACCTCACGGTGGGTGAAATGCTCAACGTCCAAGATGCTGCTGTTGGAAAGAGCTCTTTTCCCCACATTAGAGTCTTTAGGCATGCGCTCTGGGGTCTCCATGAGTTCTCTAGGAAAAGCTCTGTACCTAGGGGTTTCAAGTGCTGGGATGCGTGGTATTTTTAAACTCAGACCTTTGGTTTCAAGCCCTGGAGGGTTATCGGTCCTGCCATCAAGATAACAGGGTCCTTGAGGATCAAGCGGATCGTCTTTACCTTTGGGGATATCTATGTAACCAGGGCCCTGCTGGCCGTCAGCATCTGAAACTACCTCCACGAGGGAATGGTGAACCCCAGCATTACTCAGTTGAAGGCGGTGTCCGGAGGGATCCGTGCTCCTGGCGTGCACGGCTGAAGTCTCAGGAAGACCTCGCCCTTGCTGCAGGGAGCCCGCACCTTCAGCAGGCTCCTCGGGGCTACTGATTTGGGGCGCAGAGACAGACTTGGTCAGTTTGGTGAGCGCCagttccctttcctcttcctcaaaAGGCAAAGAGCTAATGGAGGTGAGAGAGGCCTGGATCCCACTCGGCAAACTCGTATTGCTCTCTGTGTGTCCGCCCTCTAAGGAGTTCCTGTGTAGGGCATGTCTTCGAACCAGCTGGTGCAAGACATCCCGGTCACTAGGTAACTCCTGGGCTCTACTCCGAGCCTCGGACCAGGCAACGGAGCTTGGTTCACTCTCGATGCCTGAATCAGAGATGATGGACGAGGATCTCTTGATGACCCCAGATAGGACGGACACTCCCTCCCGCTCCTCTGAGTGAGGGTCCTCTGGGGAAGCCTTGACATCCAAGGGATCCCTCAAAGAAGAGCTGAGTGGATCACAGGGCTCCGAGGGGATGAGCTTCAGACTTAGCACCATCTTGCTCCCCTGGTCTGCTCCCTTTCCAAGAGTACTTAACTCATGGAGTGTGGTTTTCTCTGAAGAGCTGGCATCGTGATGACCTCCGCCTGCCACCCCTTTGCTTAGCTCAGTTCTGTCTAATTCATAGTTATCTCGAGAGCACCCGCTCTCGTGCTGGGTACTGGTGACCGCTATGGGGTCAGCTCTGCAGGGGTTCTTATTGCTAGAATTCACATCCATGTAGGTCAGTGCTGGGGCCTGGTCATCCTCTGGACCAGGACTCCTCTTGGGCAGGTCCTCATCTGTCGGCGGCTGCGTTCCAACATCAGACCTTTGGTCAGTCCGACGTTCATCTTCAGGCAAACCTGGTTTGTTCTGGAATTCACCAATTGTCAGATACACCTGAGATTCCGAGCACACGTCCGTATGACTCGGTGCGGTGACATTCTCATTTGGCCCTGGACACCTAATAACCTCTTCATTAGAGTCCATTTGGGGTGGTTTCATGGTGGGCAAGACAAGGTCTTCCCTCAAAGATGATTTTCTATTTACAATATGGTTCTCCTCTCTGTCGTTTAGATTCAGTATTGCGGGACTTGTTGCTGCAACATCAAAACCAGGGTACACACTCAAATTATGccctacaaaaagaaaaaaagaaagaaaaatgtgttataCTTTAAGAATCTacattcatggggcttccctggtggcgcaatggttgagaatccgcctgccaacacaggggacacgggttcgatccctggtctgggaagatcccacatgccgcagagcaactaagcccgtgcgccacaactactgagtctgcacgccgcaactactgaagcccatgtgcctagagcccctgctctgcaacaagagaggccaccgcaatgagaagcccgcacaccgcaaccaagagtagcccctgctcgccgcaactagagaaagcccgcgcgcagcaacggagactcaactcagccaaaaagaaataaataaaataaatacatttatttaaaaaaatctacactcACGAATTACCCAAATGCCTGATTGTATAATAAAGAGTTTGTCTGCACTTTGTTCCTGCTTCCTGGGAGATATCCTCTAAATTCTTGGAATTTCCCAAGCGATAGGAATGTCAGCTATTCATGGTGGATCCTGAGCTAGTGATAACAAGGTGACTCATGGTGAGTCCTCTGACAGTCTGCGTTGAGGAGGTGACTCAGGAGGGGGGCTGGCCATGCCAGAAAGACCAACCACGTGACTAGCTGACTGAGGATTTGAACGAGGTGACATCGGTACAACCTCTGGAGAGGAGAGATGGGCTGGGGATCGAGTTCCTTCACGCGGCCCACGAttcaatcaatcatgcctacattATGAAACGCGGTATGAACTCTAGACATGGAGGATTGACTAAGCTTCCCCGGTGGGCAATGCACATTCATATACCAGGAATAGCAGTCCTGGGGGCATAAAAGTTTCATGTTtgggacccttccagacctcacCCTATGACTGGCTGGTCTTTATTTGTATCCTTTCTAATAATACTGAAATCATAAGTATATCCCTTTCCTGAGTTCTATGAATTGTtccagcaaattatcaaacctgagggggTCATGGGAATCCCTGGATTggtagccagttggtcagaagtctGGGAGGCCTGAGAACCCCTGAGCTTGTGGCTGAGTTGTGAAGGAAGGACAATCGTATCAGAGACTGTGCTCTTAACCTGTGAGGTTTGCCCTAATACCGGATTATCAGTGTCAGAAATGCGTCACACTAATGCAAAAGCTGCCACCGATTAAAATTCTTGATTTACCTTTTACTTAGTAAAAAGCATTTTGAATAATTACCACTTACAAATAGTAAAACATTTACCCATCTTGTGTACAGTATTTACAGAGTATAGAGAATGCTTTGGAGCCAGGAGCCCCTGGTCTCCAATCCTGACACTGACACTTGCCAGCTGTGAGACCTCGGACagttagaaaaaaacaataaGCCTTTTTCCTagttgaatacattttcttctcggGTGGGCAGGTTCATAGTAACCAGTGGGCCTCACAGCCATAACTCAGAGCAGACTTCTGATATGAAATGGACACATGGGGAAGACAGATTTCTGCTTTCTGACGGGAAACGCTGCCAAGCTTGAGCTCCGTAACCAGGGCAATTATCATACACGGCACTCAGACCACAAGAGGCTCCCAGGTTCGCTTTGGTCTTTATAGCAGGATGGAGGCGCGCCAAAGTGTGaccttctttttcttacttttcttgaGGGTAAACCATTATGTCTCTCATTCTCTCCCCTGgtctcttttctcttctatttcattcccctcctccttcttttattttctttctctctctctctctccccctcccaatATGCATAATTGGGATAAGTGACTGTAACACAGCTCTTTTGAGAAAGCTATATGATAGATTATTCAATTTTCATATacaccaaacacacaaaaaaggggactggccttttattttctttaaacagtTTAAATCTTCCATGCAATTTTAACGAAGTTAAATGAATATAATCATTATTAACATTATCATGGAGTAAACCATTGAGACACTTACTTAAAAACTATATGGAGCTTTTAGACATCATCATCTCATCCTTTGAGTGAAATTTAAGATTGGGTCAAGGATTAGAACAAAGATTGTGAAGAATGAATCTCTTCCTTCCCTGGACATGTTATTTGCATCTTGAGACACTGAGCAAATTTCCCTTCCTCTGGGGAACTGTCTCACACCCTACAGCAAGTTAGACATTCTCTGTTGCAAATTCCTAGTGTCTCC
The sequence above is a segment of the Globicephala melas chromosome 17, mGloMel1.2, whole genome shotgun sequence genome. Coding sequences within it:
- the FAM135B gene encoding protein FAM135B, whose product is MSEVQGTVEFSVELHTFYNVDLFQRGYYQIRVTLKVSSRIPHRLSASILGQTDSGSLHSACVHESTVHSRVFQILYRNEEVPINDAVIFRAHLLLDGERVEEALSEVDFQLKVDLHFTDSEQQLRDMAGVPVISSRALGLHFHPRRGLHHQVPVMFDYFHLSVISVTIHAALVALQQPLISFTRPGRGSWLGKGGPDTGPEQSSLSLENLVFGAGYCKPTSSEGSFYVPSDNCMQHAYKWHRDVCFLLLHAYRGLRAYFLTIMRDIPELPRMELESLAVEETLSQLCSELQMLNNPEKIAEQISKDLAQLASHLMALWTQFLDTVTLHSQVTAYLTQEHHTLRVRRFSEAFFYMEHQKLAVLTFQENLIQTHSQLSLDVRNSEYLATMPPLPAECLDIDGDWNTLPVIFEDRYVDCPATGHNLSVYPGFDVAATSPAILNLNDREENHIVNRKSSLREDLVLPTMKPPQMDSNEEVIRCPGPNENVTAPSHTDVCSESQVYLTIGEFQNKPGLPEDERRTDQRSDVGTQPPTDEDLPKRSPGPEDDQAPALTYMDVNSSNKNPCRADPIAVTSTQHESGCSRDNYELDRTELSKGVAGGGHHDASSSEKTTLHELSTLGKGADQGSKMVLSLKLIPSEPCDPLSSSLRDPLDVKASPEDPHSEEREGVSVLSGVIKRSSSIISDSGIESEPSSVAWSEARSRAQELPSDRDVLHQLVRRHALHRNSLEGGHTESNTSLPSGIQASLTSISSLPFEEEERELALTKLTKSVSAPQISSPEEPAEGAGSLQQGRGLPETSAVHARSTDPSGHRLQLSNAGVHHSLVEVVSDADGQQGPGYIDIPKGKDDPLDPQGPCYLDGRTDNPPGLETKGLSLKIPRIPALETPRYRAFPRELMETPERMPKDSNVGKRALSNSSILDVEHFTHREVPEVSCTSAAEIINLDSAGERSSSPGVIDDTALSRGPNAVPEDAREAGAACSAGTHSVHSQATGNQEPRAGPSVMLSHVTSAETFSLDSLKAVEVVNLSMSCTATCLPFSSVPKETPARAGFSSKQTPFPITHQPLGSFGGVPNHASKLEEEVSERMFSFYQAKEKFKKELKIDGFLYSDSSVLASDIPYFPPEEEEENLEDGIHLVVCVHGLDGNSADLRLVKTFIELGLPGGKLDFLMSEKNQMDTFADFDTMTDRLLDEIIQHIQLYNLSISRISFIGHSLGNIIIRSVLTRPRFRYYLNKLHTFLSLSGPHLGTLYNNSTLVSTGLWLMQKLKKSGSLLQLTFRDNADLRKCFLYQLSQKTGLQYFKNVVLVASPQDRYVPFHSARIEMCKTALKDRHTGPVFAEMINNLLRPLVDAKDCTLIRHNVFHALPSTANTLIGRAAHIAVLDSELFLEKFFLVAGLNYFK